In the genome of Massilibacillus massiliensis, one region contains:
- a CDS encoding LysR family transcriptional regulator: MINLKKLQYFLTVAEEGQITRAAKKLCIAQPPLTHQLKTLEAELGVQLIKKVGRNIQLTSAGYALRDRGEQILELVNKAQKELKDIDQGETGTLSIGSVTTWGATVLPDQIYNYSLQYPKIRFRIYEGDNHKITNLLSNGVIEVGVIFFPIDTSLYESIRLPNEPMFAAMHPKWDDHPEKSSIGLKELSSKPLILHRLHERIKAYYQEENITPNIICIHTDIRSMLALASTGLGVTIVSKSSASLRQDSTLIYKEITEPQLPLSAMIIWKRNHYLSTIARNFLEMFNTTL, encoded by the coding sequence TTGATCAACTTAAAAAAATTACAATATTTTCTCACTGTAGCTGAAGAAGGACAAATTACCCGCGCCGCTAAAAAATTATGCATTGCGCAACCCCCATTAACGCATCAATTAAAAACTTTAGAAGCGGAGCTCGGTGTACAATTAATCAAAAAAGTCGGCCGTAATATACAATTGACCTCTGCCGGCTACGCATTGCGTGACCGCGGCGAACAAATACTGGAGTTAGTGAATAAAGCACAAAAAGAACTGAAAGATATCGACCAAGGTGAAACCGGCACTTTATCCATTGGTTCAGTAACTACTTGGGGCGCCACCGTCTTACCTGATCAAATTTATAATTACAGCTTGCAATACCCCAAAATACGCTTTCGTATTTATGAGGGCGATAATCACAAGATCACAAATCTTCTAAGCAATGGAGTTATCGAAGTGGGTGTCATATTTTTCCCCATCGATACCTCACTCTATGAATCCATCCGCCTGCCGAATGAACCTATGTTTGCCGCAATGCATCCAAAATGGGATGATCATCCGGAAAAAAGCTCGATTGGTCTTAAAGAGTTGAGCAGTAAGCCGCTGATTTTACACCGATTGCACGAACGCATTAAAGCCTATTACCAGGAAGAAAATATAACCCCTAATATTATCTGCATTCATACAGATATTCGCTCCATGCTTGCCTTAGCAAGTACAGGGCTTGGCGTAACGATTGTATCGAAATCAAGCGCTTCGCTAAGACAGGACAGCACCTTAATCTATAAGGAAATTACAGAACCACAATTACCTTTATCTGCTATGATCATTTGGAAACGTAATCATTATCTATCAACAATCGCCCGTAACTTTCTAGAAATGTTTAACACAACTTTATAA
- a CDS encoding HlyD family secretion protein encodes MFVQYQKYRCLQGIVALVIILIGIVLDGCSFKQSQTEVWGRTEAKEVDINSKIAGRVVELLVKEGDVVKKGQVLARIDNRSIIAEVNQAKAGEQSLIAQLNQAATTTKQQDQTVQAALAVAQANLVKAQADLELAKSDFARFSKLVDSGAVSQQTFESYKSKYQVAMAACEEAKASVDSAEANLLQMESNRENETVLRSKIAQSAAQLEQTQVSLDETEIRAPFDGIITAKYVEIGAMISTGIPIVSIQDPQDNWINIKVAETELSNYQIGQHVALEGRDKQLKVEGDIIDISKKAEYATYRATNERDKQDIITFNVKIQVNSEKLRPGMRFRLIG; translated from the coding sequence GTGTTTGTTCAGTATCAGAAATATCGATGTTTGCAGGGGATAGTGGCATTGGTCATTATACTAATTGGTATAGTATTAGATGGTTGTAGTTTCAAGCAATCACAAACTGAAGTATGGGGGAGAACCGAGGCAAAAGAAGTTGATATCAATTCTAAAATTGCAGGACGAGTTGTTGAGCTGTTGGTTAAAGAAGGTGATGTCGTAAAAAAAGGACAAGTATTAGCGCGTATAGATAATCGTTCTATCATTGCTGAAGTAAATCAAGCGAAGGCAGGAGAACAATCGCTTATCGCGCAGTTAAATCAGGCGGCCACAACGACAAAGCAGCAAGATCAGACTGTCCAAGCGGCACTTGCTGTAGCGCAAGCCAATTTGGTAAAGGCGCAAGCCGATCTAGAATTAGCAAAGTCGGATTTTGCTAGATTTTCAAAGTTAGTAGATTCAGGAGCTGTTTCTCAGCAAACGTTTGAAAGTTATAAATCTAAATATCAGGTGGCAATGGCCGCGTGTGAAGAAGCGAAAGCTTCGGTGGATTCAGCGGAAGCAAATCTTCTGCAAATGGAATCGAACCGTGAAAATGAAACAGTGCTGCGTAGTAAAATCGCGCAGTCTGCGGCACAGTTAGAGCAAACACAAGTCAGTTTAGATGAGACAGAGATTAGAGCCCCTTTTGATGGGATTATCACAGCAAAATATGTTGAAATTGGGGCAATGATTTCCACAGGGATTCCAATTGTAAGTATTCAGGATCCGCAAGATAATTGGATAAATATAAAAGTAGCGGAGACGGAGCTATCAAACTATCAAATTGGGCAGCATGTTGCTTTAGAAGGAAGAGATAAACAATTAAAAGTAGAGGGCGATATCATTGATATCAGTAAAAAAGCGGAGTATGCAACATATCGGGCAACGAATGAACGTGATAAACAAGATATTATTACCTTCAACGTCAAGATCCAAGTGAATTCAGAGAAACTTCGTCCGGGCATGCGATTTCGGTTGATTGGATGA
- the sucD gene encoding succinate--CoA ligase subunit alpha, with translation MSILVNKDTKVVVQGITGSTAKFHTKQMIEYGTKIVGGVTPGKGGTEVEGVPVFNTLSEAIETTGATVSVIYVPAKFAADAILEAVDAELELVICISEHIPVMDMVKVKRYMEGKKTRLIGPNCPGITTAKECKIGLMPGYIHEKGHVGVVSRSGTLTYEAVYQLSQAGIGQSSAVGIGGDPIKGMDFIDVLKAFNEDEDTYAVIMIGEIGGTAEEEAAVWVKEHMKKPVVGFISGRMAPPGKRMGHAGAIISGGKGTAAEKIRTMNACGIEVAETPAGMGDVLIKVLKEKGLYDACHTH, from the coding sequence ATGAGTATTTTAGTGAATAAAGATACTAAAGTTGTTGTGCAGGGTATTACAGGATCGACAGCAAAATTTCATACGAAGCAAATGATCGAATATGGAACAAAAATAGTTGGCGGTGTTACTCCTGGTAAGGGTGGAACGGAAGTTGAAGGTGTTCCGGTATTTAATACGTTGAGTGAAGCTATTGAAACAACTGGTGCTACAGTTTCGGTTATTTATGTACCGGCGAAGTTTGCCGCGGATGCGATTTTAGAAGCGGTCGATGCAGAACTGGAATTGGTAATTTGTATTTCAGAGCATATTCCTGTAATGGACATGGTTAAAGTGAAACGTTATATGGAAGGTAAGAAAACTCGCTTGATTGGTCCAAATTGTCCGGGGATTACGACAGCAAAAGAATGTAAAATTGGTTTGATGCCAGGATACATTCATGAAAAGGGACATGTTGGCGTTGTGTCGCGTTCCGGAACTTTGACGTATGAAGCAGTGTATCAATTATCACAAGCAGGCATAGGACAAAGTTCTGCTGTCGGTATTGGTGGTGATCCAATTAAAGGGATGGATTTTATTGATGTATTAAAAGCATTTAATGAAGATGAGGATACTTATGCAGTCATTATGATCGGTGAAATCGGCGGTACGGCTGAAGAAGAAGCTGCTGTTTGGGTAAAAGAACATATGAAGAAGCCTGTAGTCGGCTTCATCAGCGGGCGTATGGCACCTCCCGGGAAACGTATGGGACACGCCGGAGCGATTATCTCTGGCGGTAAAGGTACGGCGGCAGAAAAAATTCGGACCATGAATGCCTGCGGTATTGAAGTGGCAGAAACGCCTGCGGGTATGGGAGACGTGCTGATTAAAGTACTGAAAGAAAAAGGCTTGTACGATGCTTGCCATACACATTGA